Proteins co-encoded in one Arachis hypogaea cultivar Tifrunner chromosome 13, arahy.Tifrunner.gnm2.J5K5, whole genome shotgun sequence genomic window:
- the LOC140177653 gene encoding uncharacterized protein — MADRAWVTSKLVKRLVTQPLMTPKEALEHMKQDYNVNVHYRMIYRALKAAKVQTIGKEREQYGKLHDYLNEIHRSNPGSTGMIDVISQLERRPLFNRLYISLDACKKGFKAGCRPLIGLDGCFLKGYFGGHLLSAVGQDANNSFFVIAFAVVEAENTDPWKWFLSILHDDLGPVAANGWNFMSDQQKELAKALHEVMPQAHHRNCVLHI, encoded by the exons ATGGCTGATAGAGCTTGGGTGACAAGTAAATTGGTAAAAAGGTTGGTAACTCAACCTCTAATGACTCCGAAAGAGGCACTAGAGCACATGAAACAAGACTACAATGTCAATGTACATTACAGGATGATATACAGAGCTTTGAAAGCTGCTAAAGTGCAAACAATTGGAAAGGAGCGAGAACAATATGGAAAGCTACATGACTACTTAAATGAAATTCACAGAAGCAATCCAGGTTCCACTGGGATGATTGATGTAATTTCTCAACTGGAGCGTCGTCCACTGTTCAATAGGTTGTACATTTCACTGGATGCTTGCAAGAAAGGCTTCAAGGCGGGCTGTCGCCCTCTGATCGGATTGGATGGATGCTTCTTAAAAGGGTACTTCGGTGGTCATCTTTTGTCAGCTGTGGGGCAAGATGCCAATAATAGTTTCTTTGTAATAGCATTTGCTGTAGTTGAAGCTGAGAACACTGATCCCTGGAAATGGTTTCTTTCAATCCTGCACGATGATCTTGGTCCGGTGGCTGCCAATGGGTGGAACTTCATGTCCGACCAGCAGAAG GAGTTGGCTAAGGCATTGCATGAGGTTATGCCACAAGCCCATCATAGAAATTGTGTCTTACATATATGA